Proteins encoded in a region of the Vicia villosa cultivar HV-30 ecotype Madison, WI linkage group LG5, Vvil1.0, whole genome shotgun sequence genome:
- the LOC131607524 gene encoding berberine bridge enzyme-like 17, producing the protein MVTMGTMNFLYTILTIVMSISATTSQSPIQNFINCFSPNSTVSEVIYTPNKPSFSTILNKKILNKIFKTPTTPKPWAIVTPKDGSHVQATVKCAKSNNIQIRIRSGGHDSEGYSYVSDVPFVVLDTLHLNSVDVNVQEKTAWVESGATNGKIYYNIAKESNSLAFPAGVCFTLGSGGHYSGGGYGNLMRKYGLSVDNIIDAKIVDANGNILDRKSMGEDLFWAIRGGGGASFGVILSWKIKLVQVPPKVTVFNVSRTVDEGATDIVYKWQLVAPKFHKDLFIRVVHNVVQSGETGKKSMQINFVGQYLGTIERLLPLVSDSFPELGLKKSDCILMPWINSTVFWYDSPIGTPIESMLEEAKESQAIYFKRKSDYVKKPIPKEAIESLWKLMIEGGTMFIQWNPYGGRMEEILPSETPFPHRAGNLFMIGYFNNWIDETHGNTKSHLNFSKSIEEFMTPYVSNSPREAFLNYRDADVGVNQHSNATKFDIARTYGSKYFKDNFDRLVNVKTKVDPENFFRFEQSIPTKS; encoded by the coding sequence ATGGTAACAATGGGGACAATGAATTTCCTCTATACAATTTTAACCATTGTCATGTCTATTTCAGCAACAACATCACAATCACCCATTCAAAATTTTATCAATTGTTTTTCTCCTAATTCCACTGTCTCTGAAGTCATTTACACACCAAACAAACCCTCATTCTCTACCATCCTCAACAAGAAAATACTTAACAAGATATTTAAAACACCAACAACACCAAAACCCTGGGCAATTGTAACCCCAAAAGATGGTTCTCATGTTCAAGCAACAGTTAAATGTGCAAAAAGTAACAACATTCAAATCAGAATCCGAAGCGGAGGCCATGACAGTGAAGGTTACTCATATGTATCAGATGTGCCTTTTGTTGTACTTGACACATTGCATCTCAATTCTGTTGATGTCAATGTACAAGAGAAAACAGCATGGGTTGAATCTGGTGCAACAAATGGTAAAATTTATTATAACATTGCAAAGGAAAGCAATTCTCTTGCTTTCCCAGCTGGGGTTTGTTTTACTTTAGGTTCTGGTGGTCATTATTCTGGTGGTGGGTATGGAAATTTGATGCGGAAATATGGCCTTTCTGTTGATAATATCATTGATGCGAAAATTGTTGATGCCAATGGTAACATCCTTGATAGAAAATCAATGGGAGAAGATCTTTTTTGGGCTATAAGAGGTGGTGGTGGAGCTAGTTTTGGTGTTATTCTTTCATGGAAAATCAAATTGGTTCAAGTTCCTCCAAAAGTTACTGTTTTCAATGTCTCAAGGACTGTGGATGAAGGTGCAACTGATATTGTTTACAAATGGCAATTAGTTGCACCGAAATTCCATAAAGATCTTTTCATTAGAGTCGTTCATAATGTTGTTCAAAGTGGTGAAACCGGTAAGAAAAGTATGCAAATTAATTTCGTTGGTCAATATTTGGGGACAATTGAGAGGCTCTTACCGTTGGTGAGTGATAGTTTCCCAGAATTAGGTTTGAAGAAAAGTGATTGCATATTAATGCCTTGGATTAATAGTACTGTTTTTTGGTATGACAGTCCAATTGGTACTCCAATTGAATCAATGTTGGAAGAAGCAAAAGAATCTCAAGCAATTTATTTCAAACGTAAATCTGATTATGTGAAGAAACCTATTCCAAAAGAAGCTATAGAATCTCTATGGAAGCTGATGATTGAAGGCGGGACTATGTTTATACAATGGAATCCTTATGGTGGAAGAATGGAGGAGATATTGCCATCAGAAACACCGTTTCCTCATAGAGCAGGCAATTTGTTCATGATTGGGTATTTTAATAATTGGATTGACGAAACTCATGGGAATACTAAAAGTCATttgaacttttcaaaatctaTTGAAGAATTCATGACTCCGTATGTCTCAAATTCTCCTAGGGAAGCATTCCTCAACTATAGGGATGCTGATGTTGGTGTTAATCAACATAGTAATGCAACAAAATTTGACATTGCTAGAACTTATGGAAGCAAGTATTTCAAAGATAATTTTGATAGGCTAGTGAATGTAAAAACTAAGGTTGATCCAGAGAATTTTTTCAGATTTGAACAAAGTATACCTACTAAGTCATAG
- the LOC131605568 gene encoding berberine bridge enzyme-like 17 gives METMQILNFLLTTITIAMSISTATSQSSIQNFINCFSSNSTLSEVIYTPNNTSFLTILNMKIHNKRFKTATTPKPSVIITAKDASHVQATVICAKRNNIQIRIRSGGHDYEGYSYVSDVRFVLLDLSRLNSVDVNVQEETAWVESGATNGKIYYAIAKKNNSLAFPGGTCFSVGAGGLFSGGGYGNLMRKFGLSIDNIIDARIVDVSGNILDRKSMGEDLFWAIRGGGGASFGIILSWKIKLVQVPQQVTVFNVKRTVKDGAADIAYKWQLVAPKFDKDLFIRAHHEVVRIGKQSKKEVQVSFIGLFLGTIDRLLPLVSDSFPELGLKKTDCFSMPWVNSTLFSYLKPIGTPLEALLDEPKNPKPVYAKSKSDYVKKPIPKEAIESLWKLMIEGEDIIYIQWNPYGGRMEEILSSETPFPHRAGNLYMIGYFYGWTEDSLEANEFHVNLARSIYEFMTPYVSNSPRETYINYRDADIGFNKQSNVTEMNIARTYGAIFFKGNFERLVSVKTKVDPENFFRYEQSIPTNSSTNVKDVEEKNTFLTWKWYFGRFVSNSYDFSLGLSSLHFII, from the coding sequence ATGGAAACTATGCAGATATTGAATTTTCTCTTGACAACCATAACAATTGCCATGTCTATTTCAACAGCAACATCACAATCATCCATTCAAAATTTTATCAATTGTTTTTCTTCAAATTCCACTCTCTCTGAAGTCATTTACACACCAAACAACACCTCATTCTTAACCATTCTCAACATGAAAATACATAACAAGAGATTTAAAACAGCAACAACACCGAAACCCTCGGTAATTATAACTGCAAAAGATGCTTCTCATGTCCAAGCAACAGTTATATGtgccaaaaggaataatattcaAATCAGAATCCGAAGCGGCGGCCATGACTATGAAGGTTACTCATACGTATCAGATGTGCGTTTTGTTTTGCTAGACTTATCTCGTCTCAATTCCGTTGATGTCAATGTACAAGAAGAAACAGCGTGGGTTGAGTCAGGTGCAACAAATGGTAAGATTTATTATGCCATTGCAAAGAAAAACAATTCTCTTGCTTTCCCTGGTGGAACATGTTTTTCTGTAGGTGCTGGTGGTTTATTTTCTGGTGGTGGATATGGAAATTTGATGAGAAAATTTGGTCTTTCTATTGATAATATCATTGATGCAAGAATTGTTGATGTGAGCGGAAACATCCTCGATAGAAAATCGATGGGAGAAGATTTATTTTGGGCTATAAGAGGTGGTGGTGGTGCTAGTTTTGGTATTATTCTTTCATGGAAAATCAAATTGGTTCAAGTACCTCAACAAGTTACTGTTTTCAATGTGAAAAGGACAGTGAAAGATGGTGCAGCTGATATTGCTTACAAATGGCAACTAGTTGCACCAAAATTTGATAAAGATCTTTTTATTAGAGCTCATCATGAAGTTGTTCGAATCGGTAAGCAAAGTAAAAAGGAGGTGCAAGTTAGTTTCATTGGTCTATTTTTGGGGACAATTGATAGGCTTTTACCTTTGGTGAGTGATAGTTTTCCAGAATTAGGTTTGAAGAAAACTGATTGTTTTTCAATGCCTTGGGTTAATAGCACTCTTTTTTCGTATCTTAAACCAATTGGAACTCCCCTTGAAGCATTGTTGGATGAACCAAAAAACCCTAAACCAGTGTATGCGAAAAGTAAATCAGATTATGTGAAGAAACCTATTCCAAAGGAAGCGATAGAATCTCTATGGAAATTGATGATTGAAGGCGAGGATATTATCTATATTCAATGGAATCCTTATGGTGGAAGGATGGAGGAGATATTGTCATCAGAAACTCCGTTTCCTCATAGAGCGGGGAACTTATACATGATTGGGTATTTTTATGGTTGGACCGAAGACTCTCTTGAAGCTAATGAATTTCATGTGAATTTGGCAAGATCAATTTATGAGTTCATGACGCCCTATGTTTCGAATTCTCCAAGGGAGACGTATATCAATTATAGAGATGCTGATATTGGTTTTAATAAACAAAGTAATGTAACAGAAATGAACATTGCTAGAACTTATGGAGCCATTTTTTTCAAAGGAAATTTTGAAAGATTAGTGAGTGTGAAAACTAAGGTTGATCCAGAGAATTTTTTCAGATATGAACAAAGTATACCTACCAACTCATCAACTAATGTGAAGGATGTAGAAGAGAAAAACACTTTCCTAACTTGGAAATGGTATTTTGGTAGGTTTGTGAGTAACTCTTATGATTTCTCTCTTGGCTTAAGCtcactacattttattatttga
- the LOC131607525 gene encoding uncharacterized protein LOC131607525 yields MISWDPLFSCIVTFCILILFYLPHLFSKIVLSPVIILTAVLLFTILRIGAIQKIQHEQKENQQKHDESVKEENRARKCREEKEKQRLETEVNSEMGLEKSLCFVEWNVRAPLEVIYEEYDEGEEKWDDSNEREENWNKGVSNYASLNRYFPESDSDSSSESGSPTIEEWDEEDGEGLIEIALDGRKGMKMDLEFQCEEENLIEIDIFPTRYGEFSGDSYR; encoded by the coding sequence atgaTTTCTTGGGATCCTTTGTTTTCGTGCATTGTCACATTTTGCATCTTGATTCTCTTCTACTTGCCGCATCTTTTCTCGAAGATAGTTCTCTCGCCGGTGATTATTCTCACTGCGGTTCTTCTTTTCACAATCCTCCGTATCGGTGCAATTCAAAAGATTCAGCATGAACAAAAGGAAAATCAACAGAAACATGATGAATCTGTTAAAGAAGAAAACAGAGCAAGAAAATGcagagaagaaaaagagaaacaGAGATTAGAAACTGAGGTGAATTCTGAAATGGGTTTGGAAAAAAGTCTGTGTTTTGTGGAATGGAACGTGAGAGCGCCATTGGAGGTGATATATGAAGAGTACGACGAAGGTGAAGAAAAATGGGATGATTCAAATGAGAGAGAAGAGAATTGGAATAAGGGTGTTTCGAATTATGCTTCGTTGAATCGTTACTTCCCGGAGTCAGATTCGGATAGCTCGTCGGAGAGTGGGTCTCCGACGATAGAGGAATGGGATGAAGAAGACGGAGAAGGGTTGATTGAGATAGCTTTAGATGGTAGGAAAGGGATGAAGATGGATTTGGAGTTTCAGTGTGAGGAAGAGAATCTGATTGAGATTGATATTTTTCCGACGAGGTACGGGGAATTTTCCGGCGATTCTTACCGGTGA